In Streptococcus parauberis NCFD 2020, the sequence TGCCAAACATCGTTTCAGGTAAAGTAACAACTGCCATAACCTGGGCATAGTTTTTTAACCATTGCTTCAACAGATCGCTTTGTGGACTAGTTAAAATATTAGTTGGAGCTAAAAATATAGCATAACCACCTTCTTTTAGATACTTCAATGACTGTTCCATTAATAAATGGTGAGCATAAGTATGCTCTTCCTTACTAGCTACTTTATAACGACTTGCTATATCGTCATTTGGGTAATAACCAACTGGTAAGTCACTAATGATAACATCACTTACTTTAAGAATTTGTGGTCTCACAGCATCTTCCTGTAAAAATTTTGCAGAAGAATCCATTATTTCAGAAATACTTGCTGATAAATCGATAAGCAAGTCATCCAGCTCAATACCAAGATAGTCAATAGACTTACTCGTATTGTTTAAGATAGTTTGAGCCAAATTACCAGTTCCACTACCAATTTCTAATAAATCAAATGAATGATTAGATACTAAAGTCTCCATCATATAGAGCAAGATAAAACCAAGACTGTCTGGAGTAAATTGATGATTGGCTTGCAATCTCTCGGTCTGTGAGGCCTTAATAAATACAAATTGAAAGGCACGTCGCCATTCTTCTTTTGTTAAGTGTAATTCTTTTAATGCTTGAATATTTCCTTCAACTTGTTTGTTTGCCCCTTTTGCACCCAATAAGTAGGAATTTTGTTCAATAATTGCATCATAAATATGTGTATGTAAGTCCGTTTCAATAAGCTGACTATTCTCTAAAATAAGCTCAAAGGCTTTTTCTATTTTTTCAAAATTCATAATTCTATCATAACAAAATAAGCCTTAATTGAAAAGGAAGTTTCTTTCAGTTAGTAATCTTGCTTTATAATTTCAATAAATTTCATTATTCTTTTCATATTACCAATTATTCAACAACTGATAATATCTTATCCTCATCATCTTTTTCAAATTATACTGTATGATCTTTGACTTTACCTTGCCTCTCCTCTTGGTTTGTTGATGGTTTTTCTTTTCGAACTTTTCTCTTTTTACTTGGTATATTTGGATTTTGGTTATCTTCAATTAATGAGTTTTTTTCTAGATTTTCTTGTTTTTGATTGCCATAACTAAAGTGATAATCAAAACCTCCTTCCACATTAATTTGCATATGAAGTTGATCATTTTTATTAGAATATTTTACAGTACCTGTATTAAATGAGATTTGTCCATTCTGTTTGTCAGAACGAGAAGACTTTGTCATTTCAGCCATTGCATAAGCCTTAGCAATTGCAAGATGAGCTTGATGTTCAACTTGTAGTCGGTTGCTCTGAATAATGTAAACCTGAACAATTAATATGAAAATTGAAGCCATCAAAAGTGAATATAAGAGAACTCCTGCTTTAACTTGGCTTCTCAAATGCATAGATAAAATCCCTTTCCAGGCCACTTTGCCAGATCAAATGAAGAGTTAGTTGGTGATTTACTGTCGTCATTTGAATATCCTGTAAGTTTAACAACATTGGATTTAAGCCTTTCCCACTAGCCGCCGATTTTCTAAAGTCATTTTTTTCAGTTAATCTAAAAGAAACTACCTTTTCATCTTTTTTAACAAGCATTTTTTTTCCTTTAATTTCAATAAATTGTGAACCTTCCAATTCAGCTCTAAACTGATTTGCAAATAAGAGCCAACTATCTTGATCACTTTGACTTAGATAGTTCATATTGGCAAACGTTGACTTAGTTAAACCTTGATAAACCAGTAGAGATCCAGAGATAACTAAAAGTGCAATTAAGGCTTCAAATAAGGTAAAACCCTTAGTCACTAATTTTTGTAACATGAAACAACTCTTTACTTTTGTCATTGACTCTCATTTCCTTTGCTGTTGAATGAACAATAATTTCTACATTATTAATAGCCAGACTGTCCTTTTGAGTCTGAATAGCTGATATTGCAGCATTTAGAGCCTCTTCTTCCTGTATGTACCGATTATGAAGTTGTTGATATTGCTCAATTGCGCCTAAAATAACTAATACAATATAAACAAGAATACCTAAAGCAAGAAGACTTTCAAAAAGGATATAACCTTTAATTTTTTGTTTTTTTATAAGTACCACTTCCTAAATTTAGAGTATAAGTAACAGTTTCATCCGAACTAATAAAATTTATTTTAGCAAGAGAATGATTTCCACCAAACTGGTTTATCTTTACCTTGTTAACAAATCCAAGTCTGATTGTATCTGGTAAGGTAATTGTTTCATTGTGATATGAAATTGATTTTTCCTTAAATACCATTGTTCCTGCAACCCGTTTTAGTATGGAAATTTTTTGACTATGCCGATAAAAATTTTCAAATTCAATATAGAATAGATTATTTGTAACTTTTTCAAATACTGTACCCACACTTGTTGTCAATATAATAACTGAAAAACAAGTAATTACTAGACATAGTAAAGATTCAAAATAGGTAAACGCTGATACTTCCTTATTTAACATTTGGGATTTTATCACTGTGTTTTTTATAATAATCATTATAAGCGGTTATTTGCTTTTCTGTTAAATTTACATTGCTCTTTAAATCATTTAATGATGGCACTTTGCCAGCATTATTCAATGCATAGAGTTCAGCTTGATTTTCAACTATTTTAACTAGAGCCTCTCCTCCGGTATTCAAGACTTTTTCTTTTTGTTTGTTTAAATTTGGAATAAATAAGAGCATCAGTATAGAAATAATAAGAATAACCATTAGCATCTCTAAAAGAGTGAATGCTTGTACTGATTTGTTTTTAAAATTAATAATAAATTTTTTCATAAATTTCCTCCCATATTTTGATAAATTGGCAATAGCATTGCTGCATAAATCATGACAATAATTAGAGCAACTGCTAAAAATACAATTGGTTGAATCAGCTGAGTAAGTTGTATGAGGAACCTGAAGTAAGACTCCCATGTATTTTGAGAATATATTTCTAACTCCTTCCCTAATTTTGATTTAACTTGTCCATATGAAATAATTAAACTCAATTCATTTTTAAAAAATGGATAATCTAGTACCTTTTGCTCAAACGGAATCCCCTCTACAAAAGCACTATTCATTTCTATACCTATTTCCCGTACCAAAAGTGATTTTTCCTTACTCATAACAGACAAAATCGTACTTAATTCAAGCCCCTGATCTAATAAATTTCCCCATTCTCGAGCATAGAAGGCTGTCATATATAACTGGATGACGTATCCTATTAAAGGCAATCGACTAATTTGGCTAATTAGCTTGAGTGGTGAACTGCGTCGCCATTTATAAATAACTACTATAGAGACAAAGAGGATTATCACAATTAGGATTATTAAAAGGTGAGGAAAATAGGTTAGTAGGAACATAAGTGGACCTTCCTCATTAAGCGAAGGCAATAAATATTGTCTCAAACCAAGTAGTATAGTTGTTAGAAAAAATAGTAATACAAGTGGATACATTACCACTTCGAAAGTTTTCTTTTTAATATGATTCACTTGCAAAAGGTATGTTTCTATATTTTCAAGACTCCCCAAAATATTCCCATGTAATTCTGCTAAACTCAATTGAGTTATAATACTATCTGGGTAACCTAAATCAAGCATGATTTTTGATAAACTACTACCATTGAGCATGTGAAATTCCATAATTTTAACCTGCTCTTCAGATATTAATTTACTTTTCTTCAGAAAAGATACCATTTCAACTAAATTAAATCCGCTTGCTTGGAGATTATGTAACAATTGGATAAGTTGATATTGTTTTTTACTTGATAATCTTTTCTTTTTCCCCTTTTTCTTCAGGGAAATGTCCTTTTGCAACCAACTGATCAATAGCTTGATTCCATTTTTCATGCGAATGACTAATATAGTTTTTGTTAGTAAAATCAATTAAACCTTTCCCTCCCATTAATCTTTGATAAACTATTAATCTTAAGGCGTTTTCTAATTCATTTTGATTAATTCCTAATTCTAAAAGGCGATAATATACCCCTGGAATACTTTTTGCATGTACTGTTGAAAAGACCATAATTCCTGTTAAACTTGCTCTAATCACAGCCTGTGCAGTCTCCCTATCTCGAATTTCACCAATTACTAAAATATCCGGTCGATGACGCA encodes:
- a CDS encoding class I SAM-dependent methyltransferase, which translates into the protein MNFEKIEKAFELILENSQLIETDLHTHIYDAIIEQNSYLLGAKGANKQVEGNIQALKELHLTKEEWRRAFQFVFIKASQTERLQANHQFTPDSLGFILLYMMETLVSNHSFDLLEIGSGTGNLAQTILNNTSKSIDYLGIELDDLLIDLSASISEIMDSSAKFLQEDAVRPQILKVSDVIISDLPVGYYPNDDIASRYKVASKEEHTYAHHLLMEQSLKYLKEGGYAIFLAPTNILTSPQSDLLKQWLKNYAQVMAVVTLPETMFGNPNNAKSIFVLGKTKNQAVETFVFPITNIQSTELIQDFMNKFKNWKLANVIS
- the comGG gene encoding competence type IV pilus minor pilin ComGG, translating into MHLRSQVKAGVLLYSLLMASIFILIVQVYIIQSNRLQVEHQAHLAIAKAYAMAEMTKSSRSDKQNGQISFNTGTVKYSNKNDQLHMQINVEGGFDYHFSYGNQKQENLEKNSLIEDNQNPNIPSKKRKVRKEKPSTNQEERQGKVKDHTV
- the comGF gene encoding competence type IV pilus minor pilin ComGF, which produces MLQKLVTKGFTLFEALIALLVISGSLLVYQGLTKSTFANMNYLSQSDQDSWLLFANQFRAELEGSQFIEIKGKKMLVKKDEKVVSFRLTEKNDFRKSAASGKGLNPMLLNLQDIQMTTVNHQLTLHLIWQSGLERDFIYAFEKPS
- the comGE gene encoding competence type IV pilus minor pilin ComGE — encoded protein: MVLIKKQKIKGYILFESLLALGILVYIVLVILGAIEQYQQLHNRYIQEEEALNAAISAIQTQKDSLAINNVEIIVHSTAKEMRVNDKSKELFHVTKISD
- the comGD gene encoding competence type IV pilus minor pilin ComGD, which encodes MIIIKNTVIKSQMLNKEVSAFTYFESLLCLVITCFSVIILTTSVGTVFEKVTNNLFYIEFENFYRHSQKISILKRVAGTMVFKEKSISYHNETITLPDTIRLGFVNKVKINQFGGNHSLAKINFISSDETVTYTLNLGSGTYKKTKN
- the comGC gene encoding competence type IV pilus major pilin ComGC, encoding MKKFIINFKNKSVQAFTLLEMLMVILIISILMLLFIPNLNKQKEKVLNTGGEALVKIVENQAELYALNNAGKVPSLNDLKSNVNLTEKQITAYNDYYKKHSDKIPNVK
- the comGB gene encoding competence type IV pilus assembly protein ComGB, whose translation is MKNGIKLLISWLQKDISLKKKGKKKRLSSKKQYQLIQLLHNLQASGFNLVEMVSFLKKSKLISEEQVKIMEFHMLNGSSLSKIMLDLGYPDSIITQLSLAELHGNILGSLENIETYLLQVNHIKKKTFEVVMYPLVLLFFLTTILLGLRQYLLPSLNEEGPLMFLLTYFPHLLIILIVIILFVSIVVIYKWRRSSPLKLISQISRLPLIGYVIQLYMTAFYAREWGNLLDQGLELSTILSVMSKEKSLLVREIGIEMNSAFVEGIPFEQKVLDYPFFKNELSLIISYGQVKSKLGKELEIYSQNTWESYFRFLIQLTQLIQPIVFLAVALIIVMIYAAMLLPIYQNMGGNL